The following proteins are co-located in the Bombus pascuorum chromosome 3, iyBomPasc1.1, whole genome shotgun sequence genome:
- the LOC132905511 gene encoding stress-activated protein kinase JNK isoform X2: MVVTTKDGRSRPLQIQSFLIERSRWPFVYDKSSAYKKRAKRRSGSGDVRKRKPEKQRRERASAGAGIGAGARASRRTEETGTRDYVSFLPGALVFSSKVAKSVSPHRVHQECSSGGEVQVQVQQERRAPRRMPYLGPDMTTRLSAMFYTVEVGDTRFTILKRYQNLKPIGSGAQGIVCAAYDTVTAQNVAIKKLSRPFQNVTHAKRAYREFKLMKLVNHKNIIGLLNAFTPQRSLDEFQDVYLVMELMDANLCQVIQMDLDHERMSYLLYQMLCGIKHLHSAGIIHRDLKPSNIVVKADCTLKILDFGLARTAGTTFMMTPYVVTRYYRAPEVILGMGYKENVDIWSVGCIMGEMIRGGVLFPGTDHIDQWNKIIEQLGTPAQEFMQRLQPTVRNYVENRPRYPGYPFDRLFPDVLFPSDSSEHNRLKASQARDLLSRMLVIDPERRISVDDALLHNYINVWYDEGEVNAPAPGPYDHSVDEREHTVDQWKELIYQEVMEYETSHNPATVAQTSESSDSR; the protein is encoded by the exons ATGGTCGTGACGACGAAAGATGGCCG ATCTCGCCCGCTTCAGATTCAATCGTTCCTCATCGAGCGTTCACGATGGCCGTTCGTTTATG ACAAATCCAGCGCGTATAAGAAGCGAGCAAAGCGGCGGAGCGGCAGCGGTGACGTCCGGAAGCGAAAGCCGGAGAAGCAGCGGCGAGAGCGTGCCAGTGCCGGTGCCGGTATCGGTGCCGGTGCTCGTGCCTCTCGACGGACCGAGGAAACAGGGACGAGAGACTACGTTTCCTTTCTGCCAGGTGCGCTCGTATTCTCATCCAAAGTGGCTAAGAGCGTAAGTCCTCATCGAGTGCACCAGGAGTGCTCGAGCGGAGGGGAGGTGCAGGTACAGGTGCAGCAGGAGAGACGAGCACCGAGGCGCATGCCTTACCTGGGGCCTGATATGACAACCCGGCTATCCGCCATGTTTTACACGGTTGAAGTCGGGGACACCAGATTCACCATTCTCAAGCGGTATCAAAACCTGAAGCCAATCGGTTCCGGGGCACAGGGGATCGTTTG CGCGGCGTACGACACGGTGACCGCGCAAAATGTCGCGATCAAGAAACTCTCCAGACCTTTTCAGAACGTGACGCACGCGAAGAGAGCGTACAGAGAATTCAAGCTGATGAAGCTGGTCAATCATAAAAac ATAATCGGTTTGTTGAACGCGTTCACGCCGCAACGGTCGTTGGACGAGTTTCAAGACGTGTACTTGGTGATGGAGCTCATGGACGCGAACCTGTGCCAGGTGATTCAGATGGATCTGGATCACGAGCGTATGTCCTACCTGCTTTATCAGATGCTGTGCGGCATCAAACACTTACACTCGGCCGGTATCATTCACAGG GATTTGAAGCCGAGCAATATCGTGGTAAAGGCAGACTGTACGCTGAAAATTCTCGACTTTGGCCTGGCTAGGACCGCTGGGACAACCTTCATGATGACGCCGTACGTGGTGACGCGATACTACAGAGCGCCGGAG GTGATCCTCGGGATGGGATACAAGGAGAACGTGGACATTTGGTCGGTCGGATGCATAATGGGCGAAATGATTCGAGGTGGTGTGCTGTTTCCCGGCACGGATCATATCGACCAGTGGAACAAGATAATCG AGCAACTGGGAACGCCGGCACAGGAATTCATGCAGCGGCTGCAGCCAACGGTCAGGAATTACGTTGAGAACAGGCCGCGGTATCCGGGATATCCGTTCGACAGGTTATTCCCGGACGTTCTGTTTCCATCGGACTCGTCGGAGCACAACCGATTGAAAG CCAGCCAAGCCAGGGATCTATTGTCGCGCATGCTCGTGATCGACCCCGAGCGACGCATCTCCGTCGACGATGCTTTGCTGCACAATTACATAAACGTGTGGTACGACGAGGGCGAAGTCAATGCC CCTGCACCAGGCCCCTACGACCATAGCGTGGACGAGAGGGAACACACGGTGGACCAGTGGAAAGAGCTGATTTACCAGGAAGTGATGGAGTACGAGACGAGCCACAATCCGGCGACGGTGGCTCAAACGTCCGAGAGTAGTGATTCTCGGTAG
- the LOC132905511 gene encoding stress-activated protein kinase JNK isoform X3 — protein sequence MRSVSKNTSRPLQIQSFLIERSRWPFVYDKSSAYKKRAKRRSGSGDVRKRKPEKQRRERASAGAGIGAGARASRRTEETGTRDYVSFLPGALVFSSKVAKSVSPHRVHQECSSGGEVQVQVQQERRAPRRMPYLGPDMTTRLSAMFYTVEVGDTRFTILKRYQNLKPIGSGAQGIVCAAYDTVTAQNVAIKKLSRPFQNVTHAKRAYREFKLMKLVNHKNIIGLLNAFTPQRSLDEFQDVYLVMELMDANLCQVIQMDLDHERMSYLLYQMLCGIKHLHSAGIIHRDLKPSNIVVKADCTLKILDFGLARTAGTTFMMTPYVVTRYYRAPEVILGMGYKENVDIWSVGCIMGEMIRGGVLFPGTDHIDQWNKIIEQLGTPAQEFMQRLQPTVRNYVENRPRYPGYPFDRLFPDVLFPSDSSEHNRLKASQARDLLSRMLVIDPERRISVDDALLHNYINVWYDEGEVNAPAPGPYDHSVDEREHTVDQWKELIYQEVMEYETSHNPATVAQTSESSDSR from the exons ATCTCGCCCGCTTCAGATTCAATCGTTCCTCATCGAGCGTTCACGATGGCCGTTCGTTTATG ACAAATCCAGCGCGTATAAGAAGCGAGCAAAGCGGCGGAGCGGCAGCGGTGACGTCCGGAAGCGAAAGCCGGAGAAGCAGCGGCGAGAGCGTGCCAGTGCCGGTGCCGGTATCGGTGCCGGTGCTCGTGCCTCTCGACGGACCGAGGAAACAGGGACGAGAGACTACGTTTCCTTTCTGCCAGGTGCGCTCGTATTCTCATCCAAAGTGGCTAAGAGCGTAAGTCCTCATCGAGTGCACCAGGAGTGCTCGAGCGGAGGGGAGGTGCAGGTACAGGTGCAGCAGGAGAGACGAGCACCGAGGCGCATGCCTTACCTGGGGCCTGATATGACAACCCGGCTATCCGCCATGTTTTACACGGTTGAAGTCGGGGACACCAGATTCACCATTCTCAAGCGGTATCAAAACCTGAAGCCAATCGGTTCCGGGGCACAGGGGATCGTTTG CGCGGCGTACGACACGGTGACCGCGCAAAATGTCGCGATCAAGAAACTCTCCAGACCTTTTCAGAACGTGACGCACGCGAAGAGAGCGTACAGAGAATTCAAGCTGATGAAGCTGGTCAATCATAAAAac ATAATCGGTTTGTTGAACGCGTTCACGCCGCAACGGTCGTTGGACGAGTTTCAAGACGTGTACTTGGTGATGGAGCTCATGGACGCGAACCTGTGCCAGGTGATTCAGATGGATCTGGATCACGAGCGTATGTCCTACCTGCTTTATCAGATGCTGTGCGGCATCAAACACTTACACTCGGCCGGTATCATTCACAGG GATTTGAAGCCGAGCAATATCGTGGTAAAGGCAGACTGTACGCTGAAAATTCTCGACTTTGGCCTGGCTAGGACCGCTGGGACAACCTTCATGATGACGCCGTACGTGGTGACGCGATACTACAGAGCGCCGGAG GTGATCCTCGGGATGGGATACAAGGAGAACGTGGACATTTGGTCGGTCGGATGCATAATGGGCGAAATGATTCGAGGTGGTGTGCTGTTTCCCGGCACGGATCATATCGACCAGTGGAACAAGATAATCG AGCAACTGGGAACGCCGGCACAGGAATTCATGCAGCGGCTGCAGCCAACGGTCAGGAATTACGTTGAGAACAGGCCGCGGTATCCGGGATATCCGTTCGACAGGTTATTCCCGGACGTTCTGTTTCCATCGGACTCGTCGGAGCACAACCGATTGAAAG CCAGCCAAGCCAGGGATCTATTGTCGCGCATGCTCGTGATCGACCCCGAGCGACGCATCTCCGTCGACGATGCTTTGCTGCACAATTACATAAACGTGTGGTACGACGAGGGCGAAGTCAATGCC CCTGCACCAGGCCCCTACGACCATAGCGTGGACGAGAGGGAACACACGGTGGACCAGTGGAAAGAGCTGATTTACCAGGAAGTGATGGAGTACGAGACGAGCCACAATCCGGCGACGGTGGCTCAAACGTCCGAGAGTAGTGATTCTCGGTAG
- the LOC132905524 gene encoding uncharacterized protein LOC132905524 produces MGEILRNWIQARLGILIDLTPEVFGYYTRDGSLLAQILHSYDIINRDQLGTIVVTQDPALCRVNLKHLKFWLRFVGIDSDDESIEEISCGKGTTSMRLFYKLYLCLETKDRLHFITLQKEREKFVPASKKFEVTKVCEEPPPYQPMEHPLSKKLAKGKDIVDWHRTKLPMILAKFQKEREKLMAVPPPHTDVQPSVEQWPAEVSK; encoded by the coding sequence ATGGGTGAAATCCTACGAAACTGGATACAAGCGAGGCTGGGAATCCTGATCGATCTGACACCCGAGGTGTTTGGTTATTACACCAGGGACGGCTCGCTTCTCGCACAGATTCTGCACAGCTACGACATAATAAACCGCGATCAATTGGGCACGATCGTCGTTACCCAAGATCCTGCTCTCTGCAGAGTAAATCTGAAGCATTTGAAGTTTTGGTTGCGATTCGTGGGAATCGATAGCGACGATGAAAGCATCGAAGAAATTTCCTGCGGCAAAGGTACCACGTCGATGCGCTTGTTCTACAAGCTGTACCTGTGCCTGGAAACCAAGGACAGGTTGCACTTTATCACGCTGCAAAAGGAGAGGGAAAAATTCGTACCCGCGTCGAAAAAGTTCGAAGTGACGAAAGTCTGCGAGGAACCTCCGCCGTATCAACCGATGGAACATCCTTTGTCGAAGAAGTTGGCGAAGGGAAAGGACATCGTCGACTGGCATCGTACCAAACTCCCAATGATACTAGCAAAGTTTCAAAAAGAACGAGAGAAGCTGATGGCTGTTCCCCCGCCGCACACCGATGTGCAACCCAGCGTAGAGCAGTGGCCAGCCGAGGTATCTAAGTAA
- the LOC132905511 gene encoding stress-activated protein kinase JNK isoform X4, whose amino-acid sequence MRSARSIGKFVNSKDQGFVARDKSSAYKKRAKRRSGSGDVRKRKPEKQRRERASAGAGIGAGARASRRTEETGTRDYVSFLPGALVFSSKVAKSVSPHRVHQECSSGGEVQVQVQQERRAPRRMPYLGPDMTTRLSAMFYTVEVGDTRFTILKRYQNLKPIGSGAQGIVCAAYDTVTAQNVAIKKLSRPFQNVTHAKRAYREFKLMKLVNHKNIIGLLNAFTPQRSLDEFQDVYLVMELMDANLCQVIQMDLDHERMSYLLYQMLCGIKHLHSAGIIHRDLKPSNIVVKADCTLKILDFGLARTAGTTFMMTPYVVTRYYRAPEVILGMGYKENVDIWSVGCIMGEMIRGGVLFPGTDHIDQWNKIIEQLGTPAQEFMQRLQPTVRNYVENRPRYPGYPFDRLFPDVLFPSDSSEHNRLKASQARDLLSRMLVIDPERRISVDDALLHNYINVWYDEGEVNAPAPGPYDHSVDEREHTVDQWKELIYQEVMEYETSHNPATVAQTSESSDSR is encoded by the exons ATGAGAAGCGCCCGATCTATCGGTAAATTCGTAAATTCTAAGGACCAAGGATTCGTTGCGAGAG ACAAATCCAGCGCGTATAAGAAGCGAGCAAAGCGGCGGAGCGGCAGCGGTGACGTCCGGAAGCGAAAGCCGGAGAAGCAGCGGCGAGAGCGTGCCAGTGCCGGTGCCGGTATCGGTGCCGGTGCTCGTGCCTCTCGACGGACCGAGGAAACAGGGACGAGAGACTACGTTTCCTTTCTGCCAGGTGCGCTCGTATTCTCATCCAAAGTGGCTAAGAGCGTAAGTCCTCATCGAGTGCACCAGGAGTGCTCGAGCGGAGGGGAGGTGCAGGTACAGGTGCAGCAGGAGAGACGAGCACCGAGGCGCATGCCTTACCTGGGGCCTGATATGACAACCCGGCTATCCGCCATGTTTTACACGGTTGAAGTCGGGGACACCAGATTCACCATTCTCAAGCGGTATCAAAACCTGAAGCCAATCGGTTCCGGGGCACAGGGGATCGTTTG CGCGGCGTACGACACGGTGACCGCGCAAAATGTCGCGATCAAGAAACTCTCCAGACCTTTTCAGAACGTGACGCACGCGAAGAGAGCGTACAGAGAATTCAAGCTGATGAAGCTGGTCAATCATAAAAac ATAATCGGTTTGTTGAACGCGTTCACGCCGCAACGGTCGTTGGACGAGTTTCAAGACGTGTACTTGGTGATGGAGCTCATGGACGCGAACCTGTGCCAGGTGATTCAGATGGATCTGGATCACGAGCGTATGTCCTACCTGCTTTATCAGATGCTGTGCGGCATCAAACACTTACACTCGGCCGGTATCATTCACAGG GATTTGAAGCCGAGCAATATCGTGGTAAAGGCAGACTGTACGCTGAAAATTCTCGACTTTGGCCTGGCTAGGACCGCTGGGACAACCTTCATGATGACGCCGTACGTGGTGACGCGATACTACAGAGCGCCGGAG GTGATCCTCGGGATGGGATACAAGGAGAACGTGGACATTTGGTCGGTCGGATGCATAATGGGCGAAATGATTCGAGGTGGTGTGCTGTTTCCCGGCACGGATCATATCGACCAGTGGAACAAGATAATCG AGCAACTGGGAACGCCGGCACAGGAATTCATGCAGCGGCTGCAGCCAACGGTCAGGAATTACGTTGAGAACAGGCCGCGGTATCCGGGATATCCGTTCGACAGGTTATTCCCGGACGTTCTGTTTCCATCGGACTCGTCGGAGCACAACCGATTGAAAG CCAGCCAAGCCAGGGATCTATTGTCGCGCATGCTCGTGATCGACCCCGAGCGACGCATCTCCGTCGACGATGCTTTGCTGCACAATTACATAAACGTGTGGTACGACGAGGGCGAAGTCAATGCC CCTGCACCAGGCCCCTACGACCATAGCGTGGACGAGAGGGAACACACGGTGGACCAGTGGAAAGAGCTGATTTACCAGGAAGTGATGGAGTACGAGACGAGCCACAATCCGGCGACGGTGGCTCAAACGTCCGAGAGTAGTGATTCTCGGTAG
- the LOC132905511 gene encoding stress-activated protein kinase JNK isoform X1, whose product MQVTLLRKQRGSIFTRSRPLQIQSFLIERSRWPFVYDKSSAYKKRAKRRSGSGDVRKRKPEKQRRERASAGAGIGAGARASRRTEETGTRDYVSFLPGALVFSSKVAKSVSPHRVHQECSSGGEVQVQVQQERRAPRRMPYLGPDMTTRLSAMFYTVEVGDTRFTILKRYQNLKPIGSGAQGIVCAAYDTVTAQNVAIKKLSRPFQNVTHAKRAYREFKLMKLVNHKNIIGLLNAFTPQRSLDEFQDVYLVMELMDANLCQVIQMDLDHERMSYLLYQMLCGIKHLHSAGIIHRDLKPSNIVVKADCTLKILDFGLARTAGTTFMMTPYVVTRYYRAPEVILGMGYKENVDIWSVGCIMGEMIRGGVLFPGTDHIDQWNKIIEQLGTPAQEFMQRLQPTVRNYVENRPRYPGYPFDRLFPDVLFPSDSSEHNRLKASQARDLLSRMLVIDPERRISVDDALLHNYINVWYDEGEVNAPAPGPYDHSVDEREHTVDQWKELIYQEVMEYETSHNPATVAQTSESSDSR is encoded by the exons ATCTCGCCCGCTTCAGATTCAATCGTTCCTCATCGAGCGTTCACGATGGCCGTTCGTTTATG ACAAATCCAGCGCGTATAAGAAGCGAGCAAAGCGGCGGAGCGGCAGCGGTGACGTCCGGAAGCGAAAGCCGGAGAAGCAGCGGCGAGAGCGTGCCAGTGCCGGTGCCGGTATCGGTGCCGGTGCTCGTGCCTCTCGACGGACCGAGGAAACAGGGACGAGAGACTACGTTTCCTTTCTGCCAGGTGCGCTCGTATTCTCATCCAAAGTGGCTAAGAGCGTAAGTCCTCATCGAGTGCACCAGGAGTGCTCGAGCGGAGGGGAGGTGCAGGTACAGGTGCAGCAGGAGAGACGAGCACCGAGGCGCATGCCTTACCTGGGGCCTGATATGACAACCCGGCTATCCGCCATGTTTTACACGGTTGAAGTCGGGGACACCAGATTCACCATTCTCAAGCGGTATCAAAACCTGAAGCCAATCGGTTCCGGGGCACAGGGGATCGTTTG CGCGGCGTACGACACGGTGACCGCGCAAAATGTCGCGATCAAGAAACTCTCCAGACCTTTTCAGAACGTGACGCACGCGAAGAGAGCGTACAGAGAATTCAAGCTGATGAAGCTGGTCAATCATAAAAac ATAATCGGTTTGTTGAACGCGTTCACGCCGCAACGGTCGTTGGACGAGTTTCAAGACGTGTACTTGGTGATGGAGCTCATGGACGCGAACCTGTGCCAGGTGATTCAGATGGATCTGGATCACGAGCGTATGTCCTACCTGCTTTATCAGATGCTGTGCGGCATCAAACACTTACACTCGGCCGGTATCATTCACAGG GATTTGAAGCCGAGCAATATCGTGGTAAAGGCAGACTGTACGCTGAAAATTCTCGACTTTGGCCTGGCTAGGACCGCTGGGACAACCTTCATGATGACGCCGTACGTGGTGACGCGATACTACAGAGCGCCGGAG GTGATCCTCGGGATGGGATACAAGGAGAACGTGGACATTTGGTCGGTCGGATGCATAATGGGCGAAATGATTCGAGGTGGTGTGCTGTTTCCCGGCACGGATCATATCGACCAGTGGAACAAGATAATCG AGCAACTGGGAACGCCGGCACAGGAATTCATGCAGCGGCTGCAGCCAACGGTCAGGAATTACGTTGAGAACAGGCCGCGGTATCCGGGATATCCGTTCGACAGGTTATTCCCGGACGTTCTGTTTCCATCGGACTCGTCGGAGCACAACCGATTGAAAG CCAGCCAAGCCAGGGATCTATTGTCGCGCATGCTCGTGATCGACCCCGAGCGACGCATCTCCGTCGACGATGCTTTGCTGCACAATTACATAAACGTGTGGTACGACGAGGGCGAAGTCAATGCC CCTGCACCAGGCCCCTACGACCATAGCGTGGACGAGAGGGAACACACGGTGGACCAGTGGAAAGAGCTGATTTACCAGGAAGTGATGGAGTACGAGACGAGCCACAATCCGGCGACGGTGGCTCAAACGTCCGAGAGTAGTGATTCTCGGTAG